AATTGTACAGGATTTTGTAAACAAACATAAGATGTCAGTTTTTGCTCTCAGTGGGATGGAAGGAGGGATTAAGAAATGGCCAGAGATGATTTtacttacatttattttacaGAGCAAAAATCATGCtaattgtattaaaaataattatgatagtACTATGTACTTTGTTGTCTATATTCCAAGTTGTACTGAAAATTTTTGTAGTTTACTTAATGCTGAGAGCATTTTACAATTGAGGAAAATGCTTTAAAGCtatattttctaatctttttctgctttccagattttattttactttttatattttagattataTATATGCCACCGTTTTGAAAACTTCTCAATGGATTCAACCtagtggttaaaaaaagaaagaaagaaagaaactctagGTTAAATTCtaccagaaaggagagagaaaagcaacAAAAGTTAGTAAATGGCTTTTATTTGCAGGagattaaaatattgaaaatgatataaataaaatgaattgtgAAATTGCAATAAAATATTCAGGTCATGAAAAATGGATAACTCACGTTGATAATCTAAAACGATAAAAAAACTatggaaatatttgtttaatataaggtaaacaagaattttctttaaaagaatgttAAAGTGTTATGATTTTAATCAGGATCATTTTCAAGATAGAATCTGAGAATTAAGaagaatgatgaaaaaaaatatttttaaaacatagactAACAAAATAAGGATTATACCCTAGTGAACATAATTGTCTCTGGCGATTTTGAGAATAAAAGTCATACTCCAAAAGAACACAAATTATTATAATGCATTTTATAAGAATGGATTCATagcatgatatatatttttcatgattAAGTATATAGGCATTATatgcataatatttttataatcatatttatCTACAGAGGTATttgaaaagaacaagaagaagatAATTAATTAAAGCTTAGTAATGTTGTGTTTaagtataaatattataaaaatctcttcatattttatgagcaagaaataatttgaattattctGTAAAATGCACATGATTATGCTTTATCAATTGTaagtaattatttgtttttttgtttcattttgttttcactttctgattattctcatttgtaaaattcaTACTTACATATGTAAACAAATCAATCTAAGCCACATTATAGATTTGCGTATTAAGTAGGTGCTCACATAATTTAATGGAAGGTAACTCAGTGGATTCAAGGGAGAGGACTTCTTGGAGGAAGTGAAATTTTGTGGATAGTTAAGATAATTAATGTTATATAAACAGAGTCCATATTTGGAAATGGATTGAGGGGGCAAAATCCAGCCTATGTGATTGGCATGGGAACCTGAGTAGGTACATGAAAACAGAGTTTCCTGTATGATATCTGTCAGGCCATTGTTTTGGCACTAGGTTTGCACTGTATGTACATTCTTTTGATTTAGTAAAAGGCTTAGCATCACTCAGAACGATCAAAGAATATGATCTGGGTCCAAATTACACtctaaatttattctttatatcatgtaaaatatatattcatgctTTGCTCTGGAGCAAAATAATCTCAGTGTTCTCTTCTTGTGCAGGATGCCTCTATTGGCACAGAATGTATTATGTTTTTAGCTGATCACCATGGGTGAGGCCAACAGCTCCAGCCTGACACCAAGATACTTTATCCTTAATGGGATTCCTGGGCTGGAAGCCGCACACATTTGGATCTCCCTGCCATTCTGCTGTATGTACATCCTTGCTGTCGTGGGGAACTGTGGCCTTATCTATCTCATCAGCCACGAGGAAGACCTGCACCGACCCATGTATTACTTCATAGCCTTGCTGTCCTTTACCGATGTTTCTGCATGCACTTCCTTTGTTCCCAAAATGTTATGTATCTTTTGGTTCAGTCTCAAAGAGATTGACTTTAATGCCTGCCTTGTACAGATGTTTTTCATCCACATGTGGACAATAACAGAATCTGGCATACTCATGCTCATGGCTCTGGACCGCTATGTGGCTATTTGCTACCCTCTACGCTATTCCTCCATACTCACCGATACTGCCATTACCAAGGTTTGGTTTGCCACCTTCTTTAGAAGTGTGTTGCTCACAATCCCATTTACTTTCCTGATCAAGCGTCTTCCCTTCTGCAGGGGTAACCTTATCCAACACACCTATTGTGACCATATGTCTATGGCTAAATTATCCTGTGGCAATATCAGGACTAATGCTCTCTATGGTCTCCTAACTGTCATAGTGATTGGGGGCTTTGATATACTCTGTATCACCGCATCTTATACCATGATTATCCGTGCTGTAATTAATCTATCATCTTCAGATGCTCGCCACAAAGCCTTCAGTACCTGTACATCACACATTTGTGCTTTCGTCATCACCTATGTCCCAGCTTTCTTCAACTTCTTCACTCACCGCTTTGGGGGACACACGATACCTCACCATGTTCACATTTTTATAGTCAACTTCTACCTGTTGCTGCCTCCCACCTTGAATCCAATTGTGTATGGAGTGAAGACCAAGCAGATCCGTGAGGGAGTGATAAAATTGTTTTGTAAGGAGAAAGAAGGTTTCAACCTGCGATGGCTATgtgatatataattttgtattttgcataAATCTCAAGGATGTTTTTGAGGAGGAATTGCAAAATTCAAAATTGTAAGTCTAGGAGAAAGTACCAGTGaatattctgcaaaaaaaaaaaaaaagttcacgaAACCATCACAAAATATTTAATCCAAGACCTCTGATTTGATAGAAAACACAAAACATGCTTTTACCTTTTTTAATGTTCAGTTGGATCTCATGGAATGTATGTAAAGAAGGGAAAGTAAGATATCCAACTTCAAGTGAATTCTTGGTGATGAATGAACTGTGTTCTAGGCACTCTAGGGAGTATCTAGGAAAGAATAAAGGATGACAGATAGACCACAGAGAATAAAGAACACTGGGAAGGCAAAGACAcatgtcgcgaccccccttgcccgcaaggaagatgcgactcaggaatcttctttcagcagtttattcaggcccttgatattcttctaataattcttctactctctaataattcttctactactacctcggatgcccctcccagccttaataaagcaccgcgaaccccaatgcaaagctgccacgtgtacccttctcacagggtgctagaaaatgactcccaactttctctgataaggagctgggaacacgccaactctctttgatatggagttgtccttcacagaccacaacggagccagcaccatcatgtaatggcgaccacagtccgcaggaacggcacACCACAGACACACTCTGTCCCCATTGTTACAGGGAAGCAGGAAACTGTTCTTCAGAATGCTTGTGTTGAAGTCCAAGGATCCTGCCATCTTTTCTATTCCATATATACATGAAACTTGTATCAGTTTCAGGGGCAAACATCAAATTTCTGCCTGCTTGTTATCACTGACATTATGCTGCCTTAATAATTATTTGGCTTCTTTTCAATGTACCCGAGTGTATATAAACAGCTGCAATAAATATGGTTACTGAAGGTTATCACATTCTGGGAAGTATTCCTTAgagttaatattaaaaagaattttgaagaatACAATGGATGTTATTTGGCAGTGTTAGGGGATTTTTTttagtagaagaaaggaaatgtaaagaaaattcaTATATATGGCCAAGCAAAAAAACCCATGCTTTACTGCTCTGACTTTAATGTAGAGGGAGAAACAATGTGGCTAAGGAGTATAAGaaggatttatttatatttctaaagtttcagaaaaaaatagaaaagaaatgggAGTAAGATGTTGAGAGTAGTGAATACCACTCTCAATAAATAGGAAGATTGACTAAACAGTGAAAGAGTAAGACACAATCCAAAGGATAACTGTAATACATAGAATGTTTTCAGGAAATAGATATGAACAGACAAGTTGATGAAGATAATATAGTAATGAAAATTATTGTCTGTTAAtatgaaagatatatttttaatatcatgttGTATGTGTGGTCAAGTGATTTTGAGATAGCTTAATAATACCATGTATTTTTtcagtataatttttatgtttggaaGCAAAACCCTGAATATTGTTTTTAAAGCTTGCCAACAttatatctgctctgtgtaatgcaCATTATAAGCTTTCATCATTAAAGGTACTCAAAGAACTATGCTTTCGAATTTGGTAAATTTTGTTTATCTGGGAATCTCTTTTAAGCCACACCAAATATGGTCACACTCttcaaaaattacttttttaaattgccagttttaaacatatacatattGTAAGGCATTATACCAATTCTTCATACATATTAATTTCATTgagattattttcttcaaaattatgaGGTCAATAAAACTACTTTATGAATGAGGAATATAAACACGATGAGCAGCTAAACTGGGTGAATCTTAGAGCATTAAgattaaaattcaataattaCAATGTTCTTAGGTCTATGATTTAGTGGAGGATGGGGGAATTTTAATAGCCACAATGTAAAACTAGAACATAGTTAAAAATCTGGAAGGATAAAATTCATCTGAGTCATTTGAGTAACCATCTCCAATTGATTTT
This portion of the Ictidomys tridecemlineatus isolate mIctTri1 chromosome 4, mIctTri1.hap1, whole genome shotgun sequence genome encodes:
- the LOC144376672 gene encoding olfactory receptor 52N2-like, which translates into the protein MGEANSSSLTPRYFILNGIPGLEAAHIWISLPFCCMYILAVVGNCGLIYLISHEEDLHRPMYYFIALLSFTDVSACTSFVPKMLCIFWFSLKEIDFNACLVQMFFIHMWTITESGILMLMALDRYVAICYPLRYSSILTDTAITKVWFATFFRSVLLTIPFTFLIKRLPFCRGNLIQHTYCDHMSMAKLSCGNIRTNALYGLLTVIVIGGFDILCITASYTMIIRAVINLSSSDARHKAFSTCTSHICAFVITYVPAFFNFFTHRFGGHTIPHHVHIFIVNFYLLLPPTLNPIVYGVKTKQIREGVIKLFCKEKEGFNLRWLCDI